In a single window of the Flavobacterium sp. W4I14 genome:
- a CDS encoding methylglutaconyl-CoA hydratase (product_source=KO:K13766; cath_funfam=1.10.12.10,3.90.226.10; cog=COG1024; ko=KO:K13766; pfam=PF00378; superfamily=52096) — MENLVLYQVAERIATITINRPEKRNALNPQLIAELTSAFINASEDDLVKVIILNANGDTFSAGADLAYLQQLQHNTFEENVADSNHLKKLFTTIYYLPKVVIAQVEGHAIAGGCGLATICDFVFATPESNFGYTEVKIGFVPAIVSCFLKQKVSESIVKEILLTGKIFSAEQALKYNLINFVTNSSDIHQMVREFALSLCSGSSGNSLMITKQLITQTTNPLLEKCLETAVQINARVRESEDFKKGISSFLNKEKINW, encoded by the coding sequence ATGGAAAATCTGGTTTTATATCAGGTTGCTGAAAGAATAGCAACGATAACTATCAATAGACCCGAAAAAAGAAATGCGCTAAACCCTCAACTTATCGCTGAATTAACTTCTGCATTTATAAATGCATCTGAAGATGACCTCGTAAAAGTGATAATATTGAATGCAAATGGCGACACTTTTAGTGCTGGTGCCGATTTAGCATATCTTCAGCAATTGCAGCACAATACATTTGAAGAAAATGTGGCTGATTCTAATCATTTAAAAAAACTCTTTACAACCATTTATTATTTACCAAAAGTGGTTATTGCACAGGTAGAAGGTCATGCCATTGCCGGCGGCTGTGGTTTGGCCACGATATGTGATTTTGTTTTTGCTACCCCTGAAAGTAATTTTGGGTATACTGAAGTGAAAATTGGTTTTGTACCTGCTATTGTTTCTTGTTTTTTAAAACAAAAGGTGAGCGAATCCATCGTCAAGGAAATTTTACTAACTGGAAAAATCTTTTCTGCTGAGCAGGCATTGAAATATAATTTGATAAATTTTGTAACAAATTCATCCGATATTCATCAAATGGTAAGAGAATTTGCATTAAGTTTGTGTAGCGGGAGCTCTGGTAATTCGTTAATGATTACTAAACAATTGATTACGCAAACAACCAATCCCCTATTGGAAAAATGCTTAGAAACTGCGGTACAGATAAATGCCCGTGTAAGAGAGAGTGAAGATTTTAAAAAAGGAATCTCTTCATTTTTAAACAAAGAAAAAATTAATTGGTAA
- a CDS encoding hypothetical protein (product_source=Hypo-rule applied; cleavage_site_network=SignalP-noTM; pfam=PF14371; superfamily=49373) has protein sequence MFKSIKTSVIALILVSTAIIAHAQKKIAEGTLVFAVTANGTTTDVKTKFNGNLTKIEIENGPAMVNIISNTADKTGLLLIDVPVAQKQFAVKVSKAETEAQEALLPKYSDYKATGEKQTIAGFSAEKYTYKDDKGGAHELWATKDVDIASITNGGFFKGLGALPVKYSAVINGVNSDLVLKSLSEAKVGAISTEIPTGYDIVTMEELKAMQGGGE, from the coding sequence ATGTTCAAATCAATCAAAACTAGTGTTATAGCTTTAATCTTAGTAAGTACTGCTATAATTGCCCATGCACAAAAGAAAATTGCTGAAGGTACTTTGGTATTTGCAGTAACTGCTAATGGTACAACAACCGATGTTAAAACTAAATTTAATGGGAACTTAACCAAAATAGAAATTGAAAATGGTCCTGCAATGGTTAACATCATTTCAAATACAGCAGATAAAACCGGATTATTATTAATTGATGTTCCTGTAGCTCAAAAACAGTTTGCGGTAAAGGTGAGCAAAGCAGAAACAGAGGCACAAGAAGCATTATTGCCAAAATATTCTGATTATAAAGCAACTGGTGAAAAACAGACAATTGCTGGATTTAGTGCTGAAAAATATACTTACAAAGATGATAAAGGTGGAGCTCATGAATTATGGGCAACAAAAGATGTTGATATTGCTTCAATTACCAATGGTGGTTTCTTTAAAGGTTTGGGTGCGCTTCCTGTAAAATACTCGGCAGTAATTAATGGCGTAAATTCAGATCTGGTTCTAAAATCTCTTTCTGAAGCTAAAGTAGGTGCGATTAGCACTGAAATTCCTACTGGTTACGATATAGTAACTATGGAAGAATTGAAAGCCATGCAAGGTGGGGGTGAATAA